The Candidatus Margulisiibacteriota bacterium genomic sequence ATTACCTGGACAGCATGAATCTGAATCCCATGGACACCACATCTGAATCGACTGGATACCTTGTTTCTGAATCACCTGGCGCCTTGCGCCTGAATCTGCATCAAAGAGCTTTTTGAGGAAAATCATCAATTAACGATACAAACATAGACGCCAGAAGAGGAATTTTTATATATTGCTAACTTTTTTATTCTGTAAAGGATCCGAATTTCGCCAAACCGGCCTTTTTGCCACACAAGGCGTGGTTCGCCGACTTCCCTGCCCCAAAGCATTAACATGCAAGCGTTGACTTCTTTATCAGGACAAAACGAGGCTCCAAAATAACCAGGCGAGATTAACGCTCTCAATCTTTATGTCACCCTAGGCATTATTGCCATAAGCTATCGGCATGTCAAACTTTTAGCTTAAGACAAGACGCCTTACACACGAATAACCGATGTATTCTATCGTAGGCTCCATAGTTTGTTGAATTCCACTACATATCGATTAACTATATTTATTTCATTAATTACAAGCATATTCTCAAAATTATAACGTTCGGCATTTGTTGTCCAGTTATAAGACCCCGTCATCAAGACTTTCTTATTGAAGATAACAAATTTATTATGCATGATGCCTCGTCTCCCCACACTACCATCCATAACTTTAATAACAAAGCCCTTTCTATCTAGCCAGGCAACTTCCGAACTCTTGCTTTTTAACTGACTTTTATCTACTATCAACCGAATCATCACACCCCGGAGTTTCGCCGTCTCCAAAGCTTGCGCAATATCCGACGAAGTAAAACTGTACATGGCAATATCAATCGATCCGGTAGTCAAATTAATTTCTCTTACTATCCGCTCCGCTATATTTTCATTTGGCGAGAAAAATACTTCCGTCGCAAAGGCTTGCGGGGAAATTAATACCAGCATAAGTGTGATTATATGTAGTTGTTTAAAGATTTTATTCATAGTAATGGTAATAGGGCAGGTAAGCCTATAAGCCGAGTTCTGTCGTGTATGATTATTTCTCTGGGATTATCATCACTGATAACCTCAAGCGACCAACCCAGGAATCGTAACGGAACGAGCAGTTCCTCTTCCCCTATTTGGTCTTGCACTGAATGGGGTTTGCCAAGCAAGCATATTGCTACGCTTCTGGTGAGCTCTTACCATCACCATTTCGCCCTTACCACCGGATTAGAGTGGCGGTATATTTTCTGTTGCACTATCCGTAAGATTACTCTTCCCACTAGTTAAGTGGCATTCTGCTCTGTAGTGCTCGGACTTTCCTCATATAGTAAGAGTACTATACGCAACCATACAGCCTACCTGCCTCAAATATTGTATACCATATCTTAATTTTTGCAAGCAAGAGATTCCAAACAAAAAAAAAGCGGGCTTTTCAGCCCGCTACACTTTCTATAATAATAATTTACCTATTGTATGCCCAGGCTATTAAGCAATTCCTGTTTTTCCTCAGGTGACGAATAACTAAAAACGAACTTCCCTGTCTTTTGATTCCCTTTAAAAGTAAATTTTTTCCAAATGTTTTCCTTTATATAGCTTTCTTTCTCAAACACATACACCTGTTTTGCAGGAGTTGGGACCTTACCTATCTCCATACTTCTGCGGACCAAATCCTCTGCCTGACGAACACTTAATTTATCATTAATTATTTTATGCAAAGCATTAATTCTATCTTCATTTACTGACAAGGACAATAATGTCCTCGCATGTCCGGCTGATATCGTGCCAGAAATAACGTGTTCAATAATTTCATCCGGAAGATCCAACAAACGAATAGCATTAGTTATTGCCGGCCGGCTCTTGCCGATTTTTTGAGCTAGCTCATCCTGGGTATAGCTGAATCGCTTTATCAGCTGCTGATACGCCCTGGCCTCCTCTATCGGGCCAATATCTTCTCTTTGAATATTTTCAATTAAAGCAATTTGGAGAGACTCTTCATCCGTTAGCTCTCTCACTATTGCCGGGATTATTTCCATCTTCAGCATTGAGCAGGCTCGCCATCGACGTTCGCCAGCAACAATCTCATACTTTGCGTTATCAATCTTTCTAACCAATATTGGCTGATTAATGCCATTACACTTTATTGAATCGGCAAGCTCTTTCATTTTCTCTTCATCAAATATAACTCGTGGCTGACTAGGATTTGGAACAATTTTTTCGATGGCCAGATACTGCAGCTCCGAAACTTGTGCCTTGTCTTCATCGAAATCAGGTATTAGGGCTCCAAGCCCTCTTCCCAATCGTGGTTTTTTGTCTTTAAGCAACACTTACTACCTCCTTAGCTAATCGCCGGTAAGCGATCGCTCCTTTCGATTCAGGCTCATACATTGAAATTGGCAATCCATGACTAGGCGCCTCAGACAATCGAATATTCCTGGGAATAACCGTCTCAAAAACTTTTTTCCCGAAGTAATTCTTGGCATCAACTACAACCTGATTATTTAACATAGTCCGAGCATCAAACATCGTCATAACGATACCCGCAATTTCTAACCCCGGATTTATGCTTTTCTTTACTAACTTTAATGTCCCGATTAAATTACCAAGACCTTCTAAGGCATAATATTCGCATTGAACAGGAATAATAACCTTATCAGACGCCCCAAGCGCATTAATGGTCAAGAGTCCGAGCGAAGGAGGACAATCAATAATAACATAATCAAAGCTATCTTTAATGCTCTTCATGCTCGACTTCAACATATATTCTCTTGCCTCCATCCCAGCAAGCTCAACCTCAGCTCCCGCCAGATTCTTCGTAGCAGGTATTATTGAAAGATTCTCGATTTCAGTTGAAACAATACTATCGTTAATATCAACCCGACCTATAATGACTGAGTAGATATCAAACTCTATGCTATCCTTATTTACGCCAAGACCTGAAGAAGCATTGCCTTGTGGGTCCATATCAATAATCAGCGTTTTTTCTCCGCGACTTGCCAGATAGGCACTTAAGTTTACCGCAGTCGTTGTTTTCCCAACTCCGCCTTTTTGATTCACGATCGAAAATATATTCCCCATGGTTCATCCCCTCTTATACATTTTTTTTAGCCTTATCAGTGGTCTCGGCTTAAAATCATTTACTTCTTTAGTCTTCTTATAAATGATGAGCACACGATCATCATCCTCAATAGAATACCGGATCTCTCTTTCAACAACTAAATTATACATCTGAACAATATCTTTTGCATCACTCAATTCTTCGGCTAATCCCTTACATGATTTATACGCAATAATATAGCCATTCTCCCGGACCAGGCCACTACACAATTCCAACATAATTGGCAAATAAAATATTGCCCGCCCAACAACGGCATCAACTTTACCGAGCGGGCTATGCTTGCCCGACAAGTCTTCAATTCTCGCATTTACAGCCTTCACCTGCTTCAAACCCAACACACCAATGACATTTTCCAGAAATTTAACCTTTTTACCAACCGACTCTACAAGGTAAACACGAATATCACCATATAGTATTCCGATTGGAATTCCCGGAAATCCGGCACCGCTTCCCACATCGACGAGGCTTTCAATTTTCACCTGATCAAGAAAACTGACAACCTGCAAAGAGTCCTTGAAATGCTTCAAATATATTGACCGCTCATCCCTGATTGCTGTTAAATTAATTTTCTTATTCCACTCCACAAGAAGATCAGCGTAACGCACAATCTTATCAAGCACAGCATCGTCAGCACTCTTCATTTCCAACAATTCAACAATTTCATCTTTTTTCATAAGGCCCTCGTTTCACGTGAAACATCACTCCCGATCTAATATCATTTCCTTGGTGGCATTTACCGCATATACCATCTCTTCGTCATTGTTTCGAATTAAATCCCGAACATCACATCTTCTATAAAGCCGATAGTCAACTCTCTGAGTAAGGAATGCCAATGTTTCCTGTATTTTACTCGCTATCTCAATGATTTTCGTACAGCCATCACATACCACCACAAGCAACGATTTCGTTGCAACCATACCACTTACGCTTTTTTCATACATAAAGGCGTATTCAATATCGCCAATCTTGGACAAAGCATCCCGAATACACAACCCAGCCAATTCTGTTTTATAAAAAATTCTCTTCAGCTCTGCATAGAACACAAAAGATGTATTAAGACTGAATATCCTTAAATTAGCCCTTCGTTTTTCCAAGATAAAATTTATGCCGACGAGATTATCAAGCTCTTTCTGATAAGAACTGAGATTCTTGCCGAGATCATTTTTTAGCATACTCATATAGATTTCTTTGTCTGGATTACGAAAGAAATACGACATCAAATCAACCCTCGATGCCGACGTAAACAAATTTTTCAACAGCCTGTCATCAGTCATATTTTGTCTTTACTATTTTTTCGTAACGTCGTACTACTTTATAGTTTTATCTTACTATTTTTTTATCGTTTTATAAACAACTAATTTTGGAAACTGTTTTTGTGAAGATATATGACCAGAACGGATATATCTGCGGGATTAACACCGGAAATTCGAGATGCCTGCCCAAGATTTTCAGGGCGAATCTTATCTAGCTTTTCGGCAGCTTCTTTGCGTAATCCTGAAATATCCTTATAATTAACGGCTGCAGGAATCTTCTTTTTCTCAAAATCTTTTGACTTCTGTATTTGGCGATCTATTCTTTCGATATAGCCCTTATATTTGACTTCAATCTCAACATTCTCCCCATAAGGAAAGTCTTTTTCAATTTTGAAGCCATCAAAGGCAGATAAGTTTTTCCAGGTCACCTCGACCCTCTGCAGCAACTCAGCATAAGAAAGCTTTTTTCTTAAAGATGTAGTAAAAGACGCCAGAAGATCATTCGTGATCTCGTTTGGATAAACATAGTTTTTTTCAACGCTATCGAGATAATGACGGATAGATTTTTGTTTCGTGATATATTGATCATAAATAGGCTTAGCTACCAAGCCGATCCCATAACCCTTTTCCAGTAACCGCCGATCAGCATTATCTTGTCTGAGAAGCAATCGATATTCGGCCCGTGCCGTCATCATCCGGTATGGTTCCTGGATATCTTTATTAATAAGATCATCAATCAACAGACCAATATATGATTCCTCGCGTGATAGAATTAAAGATTCTTTACCCTTCACCTTCAAGGCAGCATTAATTCCAGCCATAAGTCCCTGTCCGGCAGCTTCTTCATAGCCACTGGTCCCATTAATTTGTCCTGCCAGAAAAAGTCCCTGAACGGATTTTGTCTCCAAATTGTATTTTAGTTGATATGGAAATACGAAATCATATTCAACGGCATAGCCAGGCCTCATTACAACAACGGATTCCAGTCCAGAGATACTATGTAAAGCCTCAATCTGCACATCAACCGGAAGGCTGGTATTGAAGCCTTGAATATATATTTCATTTGTTTCCAAACCCTCTGGCTCAACAAACAAATGATGTGAAGATTTATCAGAAAACCTCACAATCTTATCTTCAATCGAAGGACAATACCGGGGGCCAATACCTTTAATTTTTCCAGCATATAAAGGAGATCGGTCAAGATTATTCAAAATGATTTCGTGAGTTTTAAGATTAGTATGAGTCAAATAACAAGGGATTTGGGCTCTTGCAGGGCTTGGGTGAAAAAAGGAAAATCGCTTCTCATCCTCGTCCCCAGGCTGAATTACTATTTTTTCGTAATTGATTGTTCTGCCATCTAATCGGGGCGTTGTTCCAGTTTTTAAGCGACCTAAATTCAGTCCTAACGCCTTTAGGCTATCTGACAAATGCACAGAAGTTTGTTCGCCTAATCTCCCGGCAGGTTGAGAAACAA encodes the following:
- a CDS encoding phospholipase D family protein — encoded protein: MNKIFKQLHIITLMLVLISPQAFATEVFFSPNENIAERIVREINLTTGSIDIAMYSFTSSDIAQALETAKLRGVMIRLIVDKSQLKSKSSEVAWLDRKGFVIKVMDGSVGRRGIMHNKFVIFNKKVLMTGSYNWTTNAERYNFENMLVINEINIVNRYVVEFNKLWSLR
- a CDS encoding ParA family protein, which produces MGNIFSIVNQKGGVGKTTTAVNLSAYLASRGEKTLIIDMDPQGNASSGLGVNKDSIEFDIYSVIIGRVDINDSIVSTEIENLSIIPATKNLAGAEVELAGMEAREYMLKSSMKSIKDSFDYVIIDCPPSLGLLTINALGASDKVIIPVQCEYYALEGLGNLIGTLKLVKKSINPGLEIAGIVMTMFDARTMLNNQVVVDAKNYFGKKVFETVIPRNIRLSEAPSHGLPISMYEPESKGAIAYRRLAKEVVSVA
- the rsmG gene encoding 16S rRNA (guanine(527)-N(7))-methyltransferase RsmG, whose protein sequence is MKKDEIVELLEMKSADDAVLDKIVRYADLLVEWNKKINLTAIRDERSIYLKHFKDSLQVVSFLDQVKIESLVDVGSGAGFPGIPIGILYGDIRVYLVESVGKKVKFLENVIGVLGLKQVKAVNARIEDLSGKHSPLGKVDAVVGRAIFYLPIMLELCSGLVRENGYIIAYKSCKGLAEELSDAKDIVQMYNLVVEREIRYSIEDDDRVLIIYKKTKEVNDFKPRPLIRLKKMYKRG
- a CDS encoding tRNA uridine-5-carboxymethylaminomethyl(34) synthesis enzyme MnmG, which translates into the protein MIYPKHYDVIVIGGGHAGVEAALASSRMGCSTLMLTINLDRIGYMPCNPAIGGPGKSHIVSEIDALGGQMSIAADMTYIQMKVLNRSKGPAVQSLRAQSDKLLYQVYMKKTCENQANLEIKQDMVTDISVDNSNYVKSVKTILGVTYEAACIIVTTGTFLNGIIHTGFVSQPAGRLGEQTSVHLSDSLKALGLNLGRLKTGTTPRLDGRTINYEKIVIQPGDEDEKRFSFFHPSPARAQIPCYLTHTNLKTHEIILNNLDRSPLYAGKIKGIGPRYCPSIEDKIVRFSDKSSHHLFVEPEGLETNEIYIQGFNTSLPVDVQIEALHSISGLESVVVMRPGYAVEYDFVFPYQLKYNLETKSVQGLFLAGQINGTSGYEEAAGQGLMAGINAALKVKGKESLILSREESYIGLLIDDLINKDIQEPYRMMTARAEYRLLLRQDNADRRLLEKGYGIGLVAKPIYDQYITKQKSIRHYLDSVEKNYVYPNEITNDLLASFTTSLRKKLSYAELLQRVEVTWKNLSAFDGFKIEKDFPYGENVEIEVKYKGYIERIDRQIQKSKDFEKKKIPAAVNYKDISGLRKEAAEKLDKIRPENLGQASRISGVNPADISVLVIYLHKNSFQN